A stretch of Cicer arietinum cultivar CDC Frontier isolate Library 1 chromosome 5, Cicar.CDCFrontier_v2.0, whole genome shotgun sequence DNA encodes these proteins:
- the LOC101498186 gene encoding mitochondrial carrier protein MTM1, producing the protein MVDSERIQNPWMASDQTSLQMNPNATQRFSPPPPQLTSNNDKLGIAERATSAAGAAFLSAVIVNPLDVAKTRLQAQAAGVAYSHPLSNMISRMSCFGPNMMFADLRCSPSCTRAGFHGTVSLCPPDCFRYKGTLDVISKIIQQEGFTRLWRGTNAGLALAVPTVGIYLPCYDIFRNWFEEFTAKSAPTATPYVPLVAGSLARSLACATCYPIELARTRMQAFKETQIDKKPPGVFKTLLGVVSNGKGTNSPPNSLQGYRVLWTGMGAQLVRDVPFSAICWSTLEPTRRKLISLVGGNDASLLSVLGANFSAGFVAGTLAAGATCPLDVAKTRRQIEMDPIRALKMTTRQTLMEIWRDGGFKGLFTGFGPRVGRAGPSVGIVVSFYEVVKFALNHRYTTS; encoded by the exons ATGGTGGATTCAGAGCGAATCCAAAACCCATGGATGGCTTCGGATCAAACTTCACTTCAAATGAATCCCAACGCTACACAACGCTTTTCTCCTCCTCCGCCCCAATTAACATCAAATAATGATAAATTAGGGATTGCAGAACGTGCTACCTCTGCCGCCGGCGCCGCCTTCCTCTCCGCCGTTATTGTCAATCCCCTCGATGTTGCCAAG ACAAGGTTGCAAGCACAAGCTGCAGGGGTTGCTTATTCTCATCCACTTAGTAATATGATCAGTCGAATGTCTTGTTTTGGGCCAAATATG ATGTTTGCTGATTTAAGATGTTCTCCATCATGTACTCGGGCTGGATTCCATGGCACGGTATCACTTTGTCCTCCCGATTGTTTTCGGTACAAAGGAACACTGGATGTCATTTCTAAAATTATACAACAG GAAGGATTTACTAGGCTATGGAGAGGCACAAACGCAGGGTTGGCACTTGCAGTACCGACT GTTGGAATTTACCTTCCTTGCTACGACATATTCCGAAACTGGTTCGAGGAATTCACAGCCAAAAGTGCTCCAACCGCAACTCCATACGTACCTTTAGTGGCTGGTTCATTGGCACGCTCATTGGCTTGTGCAACTTGTTATCCTATTGAACTTGCCCGAACTCGCATGCAG GCATTTAAAGAGACTCAAATCGATAAAAAGCCACCTGGTGTATTCAAGACTTTACTAGGTGTTGTCTCCAATGGCAAGGGCACAAATAGTCCTCCGAACAGCT TGCAAGGTTATCGTGTCCTGTGGACTGGCATGGGTGCACAACTTGTTCGTGATGTACCATTCTCTGCGATTTGTTGGTCAACACTCGAGCCC ACTAGAAGAAAACTTATTAGTTTGGTTGGAGGCAATGATGCCAGTCTATTGAGTGTTCTTGGCGCAAATTTTTCAGCTGGATTTGTTGCAGGAACTCTCGCTGCTGGAGCTACATGTCCACTAGATGTTGCAAAAACTCGAAGGCAGATAGAG ATGGATCCTATAAGAGCATTGAAGATGACTACAAGACAGACACTGATGGAAATTTGGAG AGATGGGGGCTTCAAAGGACTTTTTACTGGTTTTGGTCCGCGAGTTGGTCGAGCTGGCCCCTCCGTAGGAATTGTGGTTTCATTTTATGAAGTTGTAAAGTTTGCCCTAAATCACCGGTACACAACATCATGA
- the LOC101498856 gene encoding transcription factor SPEECHLESS-like: MDESLYDIFEDRTEFGNNHFGSTDDDLFAILESLEDFTDFPLIKEAEAVTTPKENEDTSRLVSQKSTTSSNFPQQDSETELETCPKSKRQKLTPTLVEEQINSDGQQKVSHITVERNRRKQMNEHLSVLRSLMPCFYVKRGDQASIIGGVVDYINELQQLLQALEAKKQRKVYNEVLSPRIVSSPRPSPLSPRKPPLSPRLNLPISPRTPTPSSPYKPRLQQSYNFNSLSPTISIPVEPSPTTSSSTSSVNDNINELVANSKSHIADVEVKFSGPHVLLKTVSQRIPGQALKIISTLEDLALEILHVNINCSSDDTMLNSFTIKIGIECQLSADELAQQIQQTFC, encoded by the exons ATGGATGAAAgtttatatgatatttttgaGGACAGAACAGAATTTGGAAACAACCATTTTGGTTCAACAGATGATGATCTTTTTGCTATTTTGGAGAGTTTAGAAGATTTCACTGATTTTCCTCTAATCAAAGAAGCTGAAGCTGTTACTACTCCAAAAGAGAATGAAGATACTTCGAGATTGGTGTCTCAAAAGTCAACAACCTCTTCAAATTTTCCACAACAAGATTCTGAAACTGAACTTGAAACTTGTCCAAAAAGTAAGAGACAGAAACTTACACCTACTTTGGTAGAGGAACAAATTAACAGTGATGGACAACAAAAGGTTTCACACATTACTGTTGAGCGTAACAGAAGAAAACAAATGAATGAGCACTTGTCTGTTTTAAGGTCACTCATGCCTTGCTTTTATGTCAAAAGG GGAGATCAAGCATCAATAATTGGAGGAGTGGTTGATTACATCAACGAGTTACAACAACTACTACAAGCACTTGAAGCCAAGAAACAAAGAAAAGTATACAATGAAGTACTAAGTCCAAGGATAGTTTCAAGCCCAAGACCTTCACCACTAAGCCCAAGAAAACCACCACTAAGCCCTAGACTAAACCTACCCATTAGTCCAAGAACTCCAACACCAAGTAGCCCTTATAAACCAAGATTGCAACAAAGCTACAATTTTAATTCACTTTCACCTACCATATCAATTCCTGTTGAGCCATCTCCTACTACTTCTTCTTCCACTTCTTCAGTCAATGATAATATCAATGAGCTTGTTGCTAATTCAAAATCTCATATTGCTGACGTGGAGGTCAAGTTTTCAGGTCCACATGTTCTTTTGAAAACGGTTTCTCAAAGAATTCCAGGGCAAGCTTTGAAGATTATATCGACACTTGAAGACCTTGCCCTTGAAATCCTTCATGTCAATATTAATTGTTCCTCTGATGATACCATGTTGAACTCATTCACTATCAAG